TGATGGCGCAGAACGTTGTTGCCGTCCCAAAATCTATTACAATAAGCGGTCCTCCGTATTTAGCATATGCCGCAACGGCATTTACTATCCGGTCTGCGCCCACTTGTTTAGGATTATCGTATTTCACAATCAGACCTGTCTTTATTCCCGGGCCGATCACAATGGCTCTTTTATGGAAATATTTCATGGACAGATGCTGAAGCGTGTACAAAATGGACGGAACGACTGTTGATATGATTACATCCTTTACTTCCCGAGTTTCCAATCCCTCATAGGTAAATAACTGGTTGATCACCATACCATACTCATCGGCACTTTTATTGTTATCTGTTTCCAGCCTCCAATTTTGAATGAGTTCTCCGTCTTTAAATACACCTAAAACAATATTTGTGTTTCCTACGTCAAATGCTAGTAGCATGGTCTTTCTCCTTTGCTCATGCGTTCATTAGTCCGGTTTCCACTCAATGGATAACCACGGCTTTTCTTTGGTAAAAATTTAACTAGATTAGTATACCCTTAAACCACTTATATTTCAATAATTTTTTGTAAAAATCAGCTTAAGGAGTTATCGTCCCATTGTATAAGAAGGTACGCTGCATGAAAAGAATTCTATTACATATATTGTACTATATGCTTTCACTTGATAAAAAGGAGGGATTTCTTTGGATTCAGAGTTACTTGAAAATCTGCGGACTTATATCAGAACTGAACTGGTAGACGCCGATTTATACCGCCAATTAGCACCCATGGCTCCCAATGAAATGGAAATGAATTTGATCATGGAGATGGCTGCAGATGAGCAAAGTCATGCGGATGATTTTAAGCTGATTTATAAAGATCTGACGGGAGAGATCTATCGCCCCTCTATACCGGCTATCCATCTCAATGCGCCTTATTCGGATATTCTTCGGGATCGTGTTATCGATGAGACCGGTGATTTCAGGAAGTACATGCATGAGCATCAGGAATATTTCCAGAACGAAGCGTTGAGAGAAGCCTTTTTCAATGCAGCGGTGGACGAAAATGTCCATGCGGTACGGTTATTAAATTTTACAAATAACCCGGAACAATAACGGCGATAAAAAAATAAGCGCGGCACTCCGTTCCAGAACAACCGCACTTATTTTCATTTCTCGTTTTAATAAAGCCTTATTTCATAGTGATCAGAATGTCTTTTGCATTTACGGAAGCTCCTTTAGCAATCTGAACCGTATCAATGATTCCGTCTGCCGGTGCGGCAATTTCATTTTCCATTTTCATGGCTTCTAAAATCACTAAAACCTCTCCGGCCTTTACAGCTTGTCCCGGAGCGACCTTTACCTCAAGAACCGTTCCTGGCATAGGGGAAGCTATTGTTTTCGCATCGGCTGCAGCTGCTGCGGGTCTGACCGCCTGCACAGCGGCAGCTTTCGGTACGGCGGGAGCTGTCTTGGCTTCCTTCGCTGCCGGTTTCGCTATGGGTCTTGAAGCTGCCGGTGCAGCAGGAGCTTGAGCTCCTCCGACTTCTTCCACTTCCACTTCATAGGTATTTCCGTTTACTTTTATATTATATTTCCTCATCCTTTACTCTCCTTACATTCTCCTGCTTTCCATACAATCTGCTATGCCGGCCTTACCCCAAAGATTTCCGCTGACTCTGGTAATTTTCCGTATCGCAAATGTACCGACTGCAGCTCCTGTATCCCGTTCATATGCCGCAATGGCTGCTGAAATTACTGCCGCCAGCTCGGCGGACTTTTCTGTTGATGCTCGTTTCACAAAAGCCACCCCCTAAAGCGGAATATTCCCATGTTTTTTAGCAGGTAAGGACTGTCTCTTGGACTTGAGCATGTCGAAGCCGCTGATAATCCTCTGTCTTGCGGTGGACGGCTCAATAATGTCATCCACATAGCCCATTTCAGCCGCTCTGTAAGGATTGTTAAAGATTTCTTCGTATTCGGCAATTTTTTCTTCTCTTTTTGCTTTTGGATCCTCTGCATTTTTAATTTCTTTTTTAAAGACGATGTTGGCAGCTCCGGCCGCCCCCATTACCGCGATCTGTGCGGAAGGCCATGCCAGAACTAAATCGGCTCCCAGCTCTTTGTTGCACATCCCGATATAGGCTCCTCCGTACGCTTTTCTCAATATCATAGTAATTTTAGGAACCGTCGCTTCACAATAAGCGTAGAGCATCTTTGCTCCATGACGGATGATACCGCCGAACTCCTGATCCATTCCCGGTAAAAATCCCGGTACATCTTCGATTGTCAGCACCGGAATATTGAAGGCATCACACCTTCTTATAAATCTGGCTGCTTTATCCGACGCATTGATATCCAGACATCCGGCTCCCACATGCGGCTGATTGGCGATTACACCGACTGTGGTTCCATCCAGCCGGATAAAACAAGTGATGATGTTCTGTGCATAAAGAGGCATCACATCATAGAACTGTCCCTCGTCGGCCAGGTTTGTAATGATGTCATACATATCGTATGCTTTGTTGGGATTTTCCGGAATAATCTCATTGAACTCCGGAATCAATCGATTGGGGCTGTCATTCGTAGCATATACCGGTGCTGTTTCCAGATTGTTAGACGGCATGTACGAAAGCAGCTCTCTGACCTGAATAAGGGTTTCCGTATCGTCTTTTCCGATAAAATGAGCCACTCCGCTGGTGGTATTATGAGTCATGGCGCCTCCCAGTGTTTCAGCAGTAATGTCTTCACCGGTCACCGTTTTGATGACCTGCGGTCCGGTTATGAACATCTGGCTGGTCTGATCTACCATAAATATAAAATCTGTAATAGCAGGAGAATAAACGGCACCCCCTGCACAAGGCCCCATAATGACCGAAATCTGAGGAATCACTCCAGAAGAAATCGTATTGTTATAAAAGATTTTACCAAAGCCGGAAAGGGCGTTGACCCCTTCCTGAATCCTGGCACCGCCCGAATCGTTCAATCCGACAATGGGCGCACCCATTTTCAAAGCCATATTCTGTACTTTCACGATCTTCTCCGCATGATACTCGCCAAGGGAGCCTCCCAGTACGGTAAAATCCTGAGCATATGCAAATACCAGTCTTCCGTTCACCATGCCATAGCCGGTTACGACTCCGTCTCCCGGAGCTTTTTTATCCTCCATATCAAAGTTATGGCATCTATGGGAAACGAACACGTCCATTTCTACAAAAGTGTCTTCATCGAATAAAACCGCCAGTCTTTCACGAGCTGTCAGTTTTCCGCCGGCATGCTGGGCATCTATTTTCTTCTGCCCGCCGCCCATGGCGATTTCTGCCTTGAGCTTTAGAAGCTCATCAAGCTTGTTCATATATACTTCCTCCTAACAAATTTCTGTATGCGCCCTGCAAATCCGCATCACAAATGGGGGCAGGACTTCAAAAGTAGGTTTTTTTATAATAGTAACGCAGTATACATCAGAATAAATATATCTTATATTCCGGATTTTTGCAATAGACTTTAGTTTTTATACAGCCGATCTGCAAATTCTATTAATTGGGCTGCTGTCTCTTTTGATACCTTGCAGTTTTGGGGAAGGATTATAAGCAGATCCCGATCCTCTATAAAGTTTCTGCCCGATACGGTAGAAATAATTTCGCCGCCCCCCATGGTCTTTCCTCTGTACAAAGAAAGCGGAACGGATACTTTCACATTATGAATATCCTTTCTCACATAGTTGCCGTATACCTGACCGATGGTTCTCACATGGTTCATATCCATATAAACATATCTGGCTGAATCCATGGTGATACCCTCCGCACCAAGCTGTTCTAAGGTCTCGGCCAGAGGCACGATCACGTTACCGCTGATGGATTTCTGCGGGGACATCAATTCATCCCCCACCGAATAGCTTCCGGCGGATTCATTGTTATAATAATAGTAGCTGCCAGCCTTCGCTATAAAGGATTTGGACAAAATTTCAATCATGCTTCCCAACGTTTCTTTTGGGTCTGCTTGAGACAGGACTGCCGTAAAGTCCGGAAGCTCTTTTAAGGCTTTGAGCCTGTACGCATATTTTTTGTCTAGAATTCGAATTTCTCCCTGATCCTTTGTCAGGATATAGTTCATGATATACAGAGGTTTTCGGGTGTTTTCTTCGGATTTTCCGGACATATCCCAAAGCTCCACAGAGAGGTCGTGAACCGTGGAAGGAGAATCCGAAAGCTCTGCCATTCGTTCTTCGAGATTTTTCCCATCCAGCTTGTATTTTAGGGCTTTTCCCTCCAGATTTCCATGAATCTGAACTGCTCTGACCGCATCCTGATGAAGCACGGTATCCGTAAGCTTTACCCTTTTACCGGACTCATCCGCCTGCATCAAATAGTATTCCGCTCCGGCACCCTGTACCTCTTCCGGTGTTAATTGGCTGGAATAAATGCCATAAGCCCCCAATGCGAACTGCTCCTGCGCCTCTTCCACCGTATCTACCGGATGGGTATAGACCACCACGCCATCCCTTGACAGCTTCTGAGGCAGCCCTTTAATCCAGTAATCCTTGCCCACCGTGACCGCATAAATACGATTCTTTTTAACAAAGCTCAACAGCTTATTGTAATCAATGGTATCCTGCATATACAGGGTAAAGATAATATCCTGATATCCGAGAGCTTCCACCGGTTCAAACTCCTTGTAGTCGTAAATCTGAGGAATCATGCGGTTTATGTAGGCCGGATATTGCTCGGCAATCATGGTGAGAAGCTTTATGTTATCCTCTTTGGTATCTGTTACAATTCGTATCTGCGGATTCTGATCCAGAATTTTCGTAAGCTTGTCAAACGTCAGCGGCTCAAATCTGCCGCAGATCAGCTGGTTGTTAAATTGTTTCAGCGTCAGCGGTGCATCAAAGGTTCTTCCCAGATAATTCGTTACCGTTCTGTCCCAGTCGTGAAGCATAATAATTTTATCATCAGAAGAAAATTCCATATCCAGCTCGATTATTTTAAAACCGTTTTGTATGGCCTGATTCACTGCTTCCACCGAGCTGGAAGTATCAAAGCCTTCTACTGCTCCGGCTCCGTGTGCGATCATCCTTTCGTAGACCCTTGGCTGTTCTGTTTTCGTTTTCTGTCCGGTGCCTTCTTCCGACTGTCCGAACGATAAAGTAGTAGCCATTGCCATGGCAACAGCTACTACAATACTCTTTGTTATATATTTTTGTAGTCGATCTAAAAATTTTCTGTTCATTTTATTCCCTGTTAATGAACAACCCGTTCCAGTCTTTTTAAAGCCAATGCAATAGTAAGACCTGGTATGACCCGGTTGCCCGTTATTTCTACGTCAAGAACTTCATTTATTTTTTTCAGTCTGTATTGGACGGTATTGGTATGTATACCCATAAACTCCGAAGTTTTAGCACTGTTCATACCTGCGTCCAGCACAAAGGTCTCCAGCGTTTCAAGCAGCTGTCTTCCTTTGTTTTCTTTTGCTTCCTTAAACGGTTCCAAAAGCTCAATATAGTTCTTTTTAACATATCCGCCTTGAAGCTGTATATTAATGCAGTTGCTCACAAGCGCCAGCTCATACTTCGTAAAGACTCTCTTGTACGGAAATACATTCTGAACGAATCCCCAGGATTCGCTGATCAACCGGTATGCGTCGGCTGCTCCTTCTATGCCGTCAATCCCTGTTACATGGAAAATTCGTACGGTCTTATCTTCCTTTAGTTTGTTAAACAGGCCGATGCAGCAGGCTCTTTTGGCCGATTTCATATCCTCGCCCTGGCCTTTTTTGTTCAGGATCATTCCATACGTTTCTTCTCCTTCGGTAATCTTCATGATGCCCAGATCTTTCTCTTTTTCAAAATTCATGAGAATTTTGTACCCTTCTTCATTTTCGATTCCTCTGGCAAAGAAAACACTTAAAATACTTTCACTTTCTATTCCGGCTTCTTCTTTCAGCGTATAAGCCAGACTCTTGTTGCCCCGGCGCAAGGCCTTTATGAACTCTGCCCTTGCATCTCTTTCCGGTGTATATTTCCACATGCCCATGGCCAGTTCTATGATCTCAGCCAGCTTGGTGATTTCTCCTGCGGAATAAGAATCCTCGTTATCTACAATAAACATAAAGTATTTTTCACCGCTGATGTTCACCGGACCCCAATAGGTCAGAACCCCGTTCACATCAATCATGGTGTAGACGGCGGAACGCTCCACGTCCCGTTCTCTGCCCAGATTAATGGCATCCTGTATCGTCACTTTGTGTCTGGTTTCTATGGAAAGAATTGGATTAAAATCCTCACTTAACAGAATCAGCTGAAAGTCATTATTGATCGCTGCTTCTCTTACCGCCGACTGAAAATTGCTGTGTTTTTCAAAATTCAGCAGATGAAAAATCGTGTTACTGATCAGCCGGTTCCCAAAATTATCCCCATACAGGATGTCTTCCAGCACCTGTTTGATCACATCCGCATATTTTAAATCTTTGTCATTGGGCATGATTATGATGGGAAGTCCCACTCGATCCGCAGTAGCCAGCACTTCTTTTTTTAAATCCAGTTCGGGGGCTTCCACATAGAACAGTACTAATGCGGCTGTTCCGGCTTTTGCCAGCGTTCGGACGATTTCGATCTGCTTTCCTTCATCTGCTCTGGAATGAAAGAATCCGGACAGAACCATTTCACTGTCGTGGGCAAAATAGCTGCGTACTTCATCTACCTCTGTTGTTTCCAGAACCGAAACGGTTCTGACCCTGGTCTCAAGCTTTTTTCTCCCCGCTACCAGTCTTGCATTTTTAAAAACTTCTAAGTCAAGACAATCTTTTACTGTAACCTTCATATTCTTTACCTATACCTATTTCTTTTCTTCGTCTTCGGATTCGTCCTCTTTTTCCGAATCTTTTTTGCTTTCGGTCTCCGAGTCTGATTCCTCTGATACATCATCATTCATATAGTCTGTATCAAATGCTTCCAACAAAGCTTTCTCCCGTTCTTCCGCTTCTTTTAACAGTCTTTCCGTTTCAGCGGCTTCTTCGGCATTTGCCTGTTTCTTGACCTCTTCTTTTTCTCGGATGTGCTGAAGCAGTTCTTCCGACGTGTATTTCCCGGTGAAAAGTGCTTCGAACTGTTCACCGTCAAGAGTTTCGATTTCAAGTAAAGTCTTTGCAACCACATGAAGTTTATCCATATTTTCTGTTAAGAGTCTTTCAGCTTCTTCAAAAGCATCCTCTATAATCACTCTGATCTCATCGTCAATTTCTTTTGCGATTTCTTCAGAGTAATTTTTTCTGGTCTGATAATCATTTCCTAAAAATACTTCATCTGTAGAGCCGTAATTAATCGGTCCTAATTTTTCACTGAATCCGTATTTTGTTACCATATCTCTGGCAATATCCGTTGCTCTCATAATATCGTTGCTGGCACCGGTACTAATGTCATCCAGCGTCAGCTTTTCAGCAACACGCCCCCCAAGCAGATGAATGATCTGCTCTCTCATGGTGATCTTCGTTCCGTAAGAGCGGTCTTCTTTCGGCAGGATCATCGTAAATCCGCCTGCTCTTCCTCTCGGAATAATGGTGATCTGGTGAACCGGATCGGTATTCGGCAAGGCTCTTGCTACGATTGCATGGCCGGCTTCGTGATAAGCGGTCAGCTTTCTTTCTGCTTCATTGATGACCCGGCTTTTCTTTTCAGGTCCGGCTATGACTTTCGTAATAGCTTCTTCGATTTCATCCATTCGGATTTTTCTGCCGTTTCTTCTGGCCGCCAGCAAAGCGGCTTCGTTCAGAAGATTTTCAATGTCAGCCGGTGTAAATCCCGGAGTTCTTCTGGCCAGCACTTTCGCATTGACCGATTCGTCCAGCGGCTTGTTTCTGGAATGGACCTCAAAGATAGCTTCTCTTCCCTTTATATCAGGAACTCCGATCACGACCTGCCTGTCAAATCTTCCCGGTCTTAGCAGCGCCGGGTCGAGGATGTCCGGTCTGTTCGTAGCCGCCAGAATAATAATACCGGTGTTCTCTCCGAATCCATCCATTTCTACCAATAACTGATTTAAAGTCTGTTCTCTTTCGTCGTGTCCGCCGCCGATTCCGGCTCCTCTTTTTCTGCCCACAGCGTCGATCTCATCGATGAAGATAATACACGGTGCGCTCTTTTTAGCCTGCTCAAACAGATCTCGAACTCTGGAAGCTCCCACGCCGACAAACATTTCCACGAAATCCGATCCGCTGATGCTGTAGAACGGCACACCGGCCTCTCCCGCAGTGGCTTTTGACAGATACGTTTTTCCGGTTCCCGGAGGTCCTACGAGCAAAATCCCCTTTGGAATCCTGGCTCCTAAATCCCGATACTTCTTCGGATTTCTAAGAAAGTCGACCACTTCTGCCAATTCTTCCTTTTCCTCATCCAATCCCGCAACCTCTTTATAGGTGACCTTTTTCAGTTCGTCATCCTTATGCATTCTGGCTCTGCTCTTTCCGAAGGACATGACTTTTCCGCCGCCTCCGCCCTGATTCATCATAATGAACCAGAAAAAGACCAGTGCAAGAATCATAATCAATGTAGGAAGCATGGATATATACCATGGGGTTTCCTTTGGCTTATCACTGCTGTAGATGATCCCTTTTTCCATTTGCGGATAAATATACTGGTCGCTGACAATACTGACGTCTGCAATAGACGGTGCATACGTTATGATTTTGTCACCATCTTTCAAGGTAGCTTTCACAGTGTAATTGGTAAGGTTTACCTCCTTTACATTCTCCTTTTGAAGCTCCGTAACAAAGCTTGAGAATGCCACTGTTTTTATTTCTTTCTCCTGAGGAACTCCCTGGTAGGCCCATGCCATAACCAGCACAATAGCGAAAATAGCTACATAAATCCCCATATTTTTTGCTAATTTTTTCAACGGTCTAAATTCCCCCTATATATCTTTTGTGTATTTTCTATTAATACTACCCATGATTTGTGTAGTGCAAACAATTTTAATGCATTTTCACAACATAGTTTAATCATTTTATCATAATTTCTCTAAATATTCAAGCAGAACTATATCCTTTGTATCCTTGTCCAATTTGTAATTTTCACTGATTCTCCCTCTTTTCATCCCGGTGTTGTATCCGCTTACATCATCTCCGATAATCCAGATGACCTCATCGCCGACACAGACCATAGGAACTTGATCGCGGCATTCCTTATACACCTTCTCGTCTACAAATATATCCTGAAGTTTTTTCCGCCCGTTCATGCCCAAAGGAACCATCCAATCTCCCTGCTTTCTGGTTCTTATTTGAAGCATCACCTGCAGCTCGTAAAGGAGCTGGTGTTCAAAGTCGCTATGTTCTTCCTTTTCCTTCTGCCCGCTGCTTCCTTCCTGAATGAAATCAAAATAAGGGGTATCCCGATTCCATATTTTTTCCAGTACCTTGCCCAAATCCAGTGCCGCAAATCTTCTTGTCCCATTCTTGGAAATATCTTTTAGATTTCCTTCATTCTTTACTATTCTTATCATCAGTCTGGATTTTAATTCAGTATTTGATACATAACCAAGCGTCACAGGGTCATTTTTGAAGAACCGCACTTCACCATACGACACGGCTACCCCATATCCTTTCGGAAAATCGGCTCGGACAGAATCATTCTCTCCGTCAATCAGATGATCGGCCGACTCCAAATGAGACGCCGTAATTCCCTGATTCAAACCGATGGTTTCCAAGGCTTTTTTCACCACCCTGTGCCGAATAGCGGGATGCATATCTTTAAGCTGCGCCAGGCTGAAAGAAATCCCCTGGATTTCCTCCTGCTCCCCGTGGGTCTTATCGGGAATTACCAGCGCTGCCTGCTCCATGGCATCCTTCACCTGCATATCGAAATATTCTTTGTCATTTTTAGCAATTTTACTCAGCCGGTTCAATCCTTCTATTACATTGGTATTAAGCTCTTTTTCTATCTGAGGGATCAAATGCAGCCGGATCTTATTTCTCGTATAAAGCGGCTCATTATTGGTGTGATCCATTCTCGGATTCAGCTGATTTTCCCGGCAGTACGCTTCTATGTCTTTTCTTGGTACATCCAGCAGCGGACGGATAATGGTGGTTCCAAATTCGCCCGCCCTGCTGTATTCCATTCCTGCCAGCCCATCGGTCCCCGTTCCCCTTATAATCCGCATAAGCAGTGTTTCTGCCTGATCGTTCAGGTTGTGAGCTACGGCAATTTTAATCTGTGACGGTTCATATCGTTTATTGTCGATAAGTTGTTTTGCTTCCTCATAAAAAGACTGATACCGTACCAGTCTTCCGGCTTCCTCACTGCTGATGCCCTTTTCCTCTGCTATGGCCTTGCAGTCGTATACGAAGCTGGCGCATGGAATTCCTCTGTGCCTGCACAACTCTTCAACATATGCCTGGTCCTCCTCAGCTGCACCAGGCCTAAATTTGTGATTCACATGGACTGCTGAAAGGGTATATTGCAATTCATCAGACAAATTCATTAACGCATTAAAAAGGCACACCGAATCAGGACCTCCGGAAAGGCCTATAATGATGTGCTCCTTTTTTTCTATTAAATTTTTATCTAAAATCGTTTTTCTTATTTTATTCTCTACCATAGATTCTAGTATATCACACTGTTCTATTGATTCGCAATCTGCTCTGCTAAATCGTTTAAATACACCCATCGATTCATCTTTTCTGTTAATTGCTCTTCGAGGGTTGATTTTTCAGCTGTCAGTTCCTGAAGCTTCACATAATTGCTCGTCTCTTTTGAAATTTTTTCTTCAGTTTCTTTGATTTTTTGTTCCAGTTCTTCAATAACGCTGTCAATCTGATCAAATTCTCGTTGTTCCTTATAGGTAAATTTTAATTTTGAAGGGCGCGTTCGATTTTCTTCTCCCGTTTGCTTATCTGTCTGACCGGTATCCTGTTTTTTATCCGTACCCCTGGAACCGGATAAAACTTTTTCCTGCTCTTTGCTCTGTGCTTCCTCCAGCTTTTTAATCTCCATATAATCCGTATATCCGCCGGGATAATGTCCAATGGTGCCTCCACCTTCATAGACAAAGGTTCTGACCGCCATGCGATCCACAAAATACCGGTCATGAGATACCAGAATCACCGCTCCTGCAAAGCTGTCCAGATAATCCTCCAAAATAGTCAGTGTATCAATATCCAGATCGTTTGTCGGTTCATCCAGAAGCAGGACATTAGGAGCCATCATCAAGATTCCTAAAAGGTACAGCCTTCGCCTTTCCCCTCCGGAAAGCTTATTGATCCGCACCGAGTGAAGGTTCCTCGGAAACAGAAATCGTTCAAGCATCTGAGCGGCCGTCACCGTTCCCTCCGATGTCTGTACGTTATAGGCAATGCTTTGAACATAATCCAGCATTCTCATAGAGGGATCCATCTCTTCGCTCTCTTGAGAAAAATAACCAAACCTGACGGTCTCGCCGATTTCTATGGTACCGCTGTCCGGGCTATCCTGTCCCATGATCATTCGAAGAAGTGTAGATTTTCCCGAACCATTTTCCCCGATAATGGCAATTCTGTCATTTCTTAGTACGGTATACGTAAAATCCTTTATCAGCACCTTGCTGCCATACGATTTTGTGATGTTGTGGATTTCTATGACCTTTCTGCCAAGCCGGCTGGACAGCGAGCTTAGCTGTACTTTCGATTCATCCAGAACCAATTTGTTTTTCGCCAGTTCTTCAAACCGTTCGATACGACCCTTCGCCTTTGTGGTTCTGGCCTGAGCGCCTCTTCGTATCCATTCCAGTTCCCGCTTATACAGGGTTTTCCGCTTTCGTTCTGTCGCCAGTGCCATTTCCTCTCTGGCCGCTTTGTTTTCAAGATATACAGAATAATTTCCCTCATGCCTGTAAAGCTTACCATCGTTTAATTCCAATATACGGTTGGACACTCTGTCCAAAAAATACCGGTCATGGGTAACCATAAAAATAGCTCCCTTGAAATTCTTTAAATATCTTTCCAGCCACTCAATGGTTTCGCTGTCTAAATGGTTCGTCGGTTCATCCAGAATCAGCAGCTCCATATCCGCCGCCAGCACAGCCGCCATGGCGACTCTCTTTTTTTCACCGCCGGAAAGATGCTTCACCGGGAAATTCAAATCTGTAATGCCCAGCTCCATCAGTATGGCCCGGCACTCATATTCAGAAACCTCCCGCTTATTTTCTCTCAGCGTTTCCATCACCTGTTCTAAGACCGTGTTTTCCCCATTAAAGCTCGGCATCTGCGGCAAGTACCCGATTCGTACCCCTTTCGTCAGAGTAATGGTGCCTTCATCCGCCTCTTCCATTCCCGCAGCAATCCGGAGTAAGGTGGACTTTCCCGTTCCGTTTACTCCAATAAATCCGATTTTGTCTCCTTCGTGTATGCTGAAAGATAAATCTGTTAAAAGCGGATTTTCTGTATATGATTTTGAAATATTCGCAGCATTCAATAGTATCATCTTTTTTCCTCGTTCTATATCATTCTTGCCATGTTTTTAATTTGTATTTTTTACAGTCAGGGCAGCAGAAGCTGCCATTCCTGACCGCTTTTCTTAGTGTACCGTAATACGTTACAATTTGCAAGAGCGTCCCAGCCTATGAAAAAAATTGCCCCGTCCTTTCTCTGACCGTACCAGTGTATTATTCCCTTTCATAAATATATATGGCAGCAATCACGATTGCCGCTCCCATAAGCTGTATCGGGGTCAGGGAAGTGCCCAAAATGATATAAGA
This region of Aminipila luticellarii genomic DNA includes:
- the tilS gene encoding tRNA lysidine(34) synthetase TilS produces the protein MGVFKRFSRADCESIEQCDILESMVENKIRKTILDKNLIEKKEHIIIGLSGGPDSVCLFNALMNLSDELQYTLSAVHVNHKFRPGAAEEDQAYVEELCRHRGIPCASFVYDCKAIAEEKGISSEEAGRLVRYQSFYEEAKQLIDNKRYEPSQIKIAVAHNLNDQAETLLMRIIRGTGTDGLAGMEYSRAGEFGTTIIRPLLDVPRKDIEAYCRENQLNPRMDHTNNEPLYTRNKIRLHLIPQIEKELNTNVIEGLNRLSKIAKNDKEYFDMQVKDAMEQAALVIPDKTHGEQEEIQGISFSLAQLKDMHPAIRHRVVKKALETIGLNQGITASHLESADHLIDGENDSVRADFPKGYGVAVSYGEVRFFKNDPVTLGYVSNTELKSRLMIRIVKNEGNLKDISKNGTRRFAALDLGKVLEKIWNRDTPYFDFIQEGSSGQKEKEEHSDFEHQLLYELQVMLQIRTRKQGDWMVPLGMNGRKKLQDIFVDEKVYKECRDQVPMVCVGDEVIWIIGDDVSGYNTGMKRGRISENYKLDKDTKDIVLLEYLEKL
- a CDS encoding ABC-F family ATP-binding cassette domain-containing protein is translated as MILLNAANISKSYTENPLLTDLSFSIHEGDKIGFIGVNGTGKSTLLRIAAGMEEADEGTITLTKGVRIGYLPQMPSFNGENTVLEQVMETLRENKREVSEYECRAILMELGITDLNFPVKHLSGGEKKRVAMAAVLAADMELLILDEPTNHLDSETIEWLERYLKNFKGAIFMVTHDRYFLDRVSNRILELNDGKLYRHEGNYSVYLENKAAREEMALATERKRKTLYKRELEWIRRGAQARTTKAKGRIERFEELAKNKLVLDESKVQLSSLSSRLGRKVIEIHNITKSYGSKVLIKDFTYTVLRNDRIAIIGENGSGKSTLLRMIMGQDSPDSGTIEIGETVRFGYFSQESEEMDPSMRMLDYVQSIAYNVQTSEGTVTAAQMLERFLFPRNLHSVRINKLSGGERRRLYLLGILMMAPNVLLLDEPTNDLDIDTLTILEDYLDSFAGAVILVSHDRYFVDRMAVRTFVYEGGGTIGHYPGGYTDYMEIKKLEEAQSKEQEKVLSGSRGTDKKQDTGQTDKQTGEENRTRPSKLKFTYKEQREFDQIDSVIEELEQKIKETEEKISKETSNYVKLQELTAEKSTLEEQLTEKMNRWVYLNDLAEQIANQ